A stretch of the Psychroserpens sp. Hel_I_66 genome encodes the following:
- a CDS encoding FIST signal transduction protein: MKTVQLKKHKHKDWEYLSKKIDLKEPLVLVLGNRYMLEDDTLYDQIRQKFPNGHLVFGSTSGDITADIVDDESITITAIEFEKTSFDIKTSNVLHSDLDSFKTGSDLVSQFSKDNLKLIFVISEGSFINGSQLTKGMNAATSGELLITGGLCGDAARFEKTVASYNENPKAGEIVAIGFYGDTFEASFSIHGGWTPFGPERIVTKSKSNELFELDNQPALDLYKKYLGDKSKELPGAALLYPLNVKSHDEKQSFVRTILNIDEEKNTMILAGDIPENSKVQLMMTNVDNIANASERAARQALEFRKNKPQLALLVSCIGRKLVLDQRVEEEIEEVVDVVGHDTVICGFYSYGEIAPFHGENNCQLHNQTMTITLISE; this comes from the coding sequence ATGAAAACAGTACAATTAAAAAAACACAAGCATAAAGATTGGGAGTATTTATCTAAAAAAATAGATTTAAAAGAGCCTTTAGTTCTTGTTTTAGGTAATAGATATATGTTAGAGGACGACACCCTTTACGATCAAATAAGACAAAAATTCCCAAATGGACATTTAGTCTTTGGATCTACAAGTGGAGATATTACTGCAGATATTGTAGATGATGAAAGTATAACAATAACCGCTATAGAATTTGAAAAAACCAGTTTTGACATAAAAACCAGTAATGTGTTACATTCAGATTTAGATAGTTTTAAGACCGGTAGCGATCTAGTCAGTCAGTTTTCAAAAGATAATTTAAAATTGATATTTGTTATTTCTGAAGGTAGCTTCATCAACGGTAGCCAGCTAACAAAAGGTATGAATGCAGCTACAAGCGGAGAGTTGTTGATTACTGGTGGTCTATGTGGTGATGCAGCACGATTTGAGAAAACAGTAGCATCATACAATGAAAATCCAAAAGCAGGAGAAATTGTAGCCATTGGTTTTTATGGAGACACTTTTGAAGCATCCTTTTCAATTCATGGTGGGTGGACACCATTTGGTCCAGAGCGTATTGTCACTAAATCTAAATCTAACGAGCTCTTTGAATTAGACAATCAACCAGCGTTGGATTTATACAAAAAATATTTGGGAGATAAATCTAAAGAATTGCCAGGAGCAGCATTATTATATCCACTTAACGTAAAATCCCATGACGAGAAACAATCTTTTGTAAGGACGATATTAAATATTGATGAAGAGAAAAATACCATGATTCTTGCAGGAGATATTCCAGAGAATTCTAAGGTACAACTCATGATGACCAATGTAGATAATATTGCAAATGCTTCAGAACGTGCTGCTAGACAAGCCTTAGAGTTTAGAAAAAACAAACCTCAATTAGCGCTTTTAGTAAGTTGTATTGGTAGAAAATTAGTGCTAGATCAAAGAGTGGAAGAAGAAATAGAGGAGGTCGTAGATGTTGTAGGGCATGATACTGTTATTTGTGGCTTTTATTCCTATGGGGAAATTGCACCATTTCATGGCGAGAACAATTGCCAACTTCACAATCAAACCATGACAATTACTCTAATTAGTGAATAA
- a CDS encoding sensor histidine kinase gives MGSLLKRQIRKYLTPELAANKDLEVFLDAVGRSYTNFDEQFAMQQRAMSISSEELFNANEKLKKEAESQKEIITKLKNVLETLKFYKLPEEGIINDVDLDSSKLLDFIDGKTREIVEINKQREALVNELAHQNQELSDYAHMVSHDLKSPLRSIDTLTAWLKEDYKDQFDENGNQNLDLIRSNVEKMDTLINGILEYSTIGKLQVEVYDVNLNTLIDDILNTIQVPHNINVVKNNLPTVKGDKHRLQQLFQNLIDNAISHNDKETGNIEIGAVDKGELWEFYISDNGKGIDSAYFDKIFKTFETLESNVQSTGIGLSIVKKIVNLYGGTIWLTSEIGKGTTFFFTLKK, from the coding sequence ATGGGATCTTTACTTAAACGACAAATCCGAAAATACTTAACGCCAGAGTTAGCAGCCAATAAAGATTTGGAAGTTTTTTTGGACGCTGTTGGTAGATCATACACTAATTTTGATGAGCAATTTGCCATGCAACAGCGGGCAATGAGCATAAGTTCCGAAGAACTCTTTAATGCTAACGAGAAATTAAAAAAAGAAGCCGAATCCCAAAAAGAGATCATTACCAAACTTAAAAACGTTCTTGAGACCCTTAAATTTTATAAACTACCTGAAGAGGGTATAATTAACGATGTTGATTTAGATAGTTCAAAATTATTGGACTTCATCGATGGTAAAACCCGAGAGATCGTAGAAATAAATAAGCAGCGTGAAGCACTCGTTAATGAGTTGGCACATCAAAATCAAGAATTAAGTGATTATGCGCATATGGTATCCCACGATTTAAAGTCACCTTTAAGAAGTATAGATACATTGACTGCCTGGTTAAAGGAGGATTATAAAGACCAGTTTGACGAGAACGGAAATCAAAATTTAGATCTCATAAGGAGTAACGTTGAAAAAATGGATACCCTAATTAATGGTATTTTAGAATATTCAACCATCGGGAAATTGCAAGTAGAAGTGTATGACGTCAATTTGAATACTCTAATCGATGATATTTTAAATACTATACAAGTGCCTCATAACATAAATGTTGTAAAAAATAACCTACCTACAGTGAAAGGCGATAAGCATAGATTACAACAGTTATTTCAAAACCTAATCGATAACGCTATTTCACATAATGACAAGGAAACTGGCAACATAGAGATTGGAGCTGTTGATAAAGGCGAATTATGGGAATTTTATATTTCAGATAATGGGAAAGGTATTGATAGTGCCTATTTTGATAAGATATTTAAAACGTTTGAAACGCTAGAAAGCAACGTGCAATCTACAGGCATTGGTCTTTCAATAGTAAAAAAGATTGTCAATTTATACGGAGGTACCATTTGGTTGACTTCGGAAATTGGAAAAGGCACAACATTCTTCTTCACATTAAAAAAATAG
- a CDS encoding LytR/AlgR family response regulator transcription factor, protein MNCIIIDDEATARAIIEQLCSNVPSLNVVEQFPNAIQAIKYLNQNEIDLIFLDIHMPDFTGFDFIETLKNPPKIILTTSDANFAIQAFEYDCIVDYLVKPILPPRFEKAIQKAEAQPVKVASSPSTESVESTSGNDLYVNIDRRLIKIDIPSIYLVEAKGDYINVKTETQNYTVHSTLKKIEDKLPNDLFLKIHRSFIINVDKIIDIEDNSVLIKKDVIPVSRSNRPELMKRLNLL, encoded by the coding sequence ATGAATTGTATTATTATTGATGATGAGGCAACAGCCAGAGCAATTATTGAGCAGTTGTGCTCTAATGTGCCCAGTCTAAACGTAGTAGAACAATTTCCCAATGCTATACAAGCTATAAAATACCTCAATCAAAACGAGATTGATCTTATTTTTTTGGATATTCATATGCCAGATTTTACGGGATTTGATTTTATTGAAACCCTTAAAAACCCACCAAAAATAATTTTAACAACATCAGATGCTAATTTTGCTATTCAAGCTTTTGAATATGATTGTATCGTAGATTATTTGGTAAAGCCAATTTTACCACCACGCTTTGAAAAGGCTATTCAAAAAGCAGAGGCGCAACCAGTAAAAGTGGCATCATCGCCATCAACGGAGAGCGTGGAGTCAACCTCAGGAAATGACTTGTACGTTAATATTGATAGACGTCTCATAAAAATTGATATTCCCAGTATTTATTTAGTGGAAGCAAAAGGCGATTACATCAATGTAAAAACCGAAACCCAAAACTACACCGTACACTCTACACTTAAAAAGATTGAGGATAAACTGCCAAACGATTTATTCCTTAAAATCCATCGTTCATTTATTATCAATGTGGATAAAATAATTGATATTGAAGACAATAGTGTTTTGATTAAAAAAGATGTCATCCCAGTGAGTCGCTCGAACAGACCAGAGTTGATGAAGCGCCTTAATCTTCTTTGA
- a CDS encoding tetratricopeptide repeat protein produces MKTLKTLLIPFFLLLVLVSNAQEMQEGFTYLETGQYAQAETFFNTILKDYPENKTARLCYGRAVGLNGDAQKANTIFTNLLEDYPNDFEVKLNYGESLLWSHKFSEAKTYYNSLVTESPESFPALLGYANTLSNLKEYDKALIYVNNALVVSPENPNAMVSKKYIYLGYAYQNQQAQNYGEAETLLTKNLELFGEDKETLMNLANLYLITNELDYANAVYSRIAKNPSNTLEALNGLALVSHLKGKEKKALELSTKAFTGITSNTSEIVSQQTTERYTQALIWNKKYKQAERVIDTLIFEQPNENWVLALRATLNVYKSNFKKSLKDYNRILANDSTSFDGNLGKANALKALGYYDEAYASAENTLSFYDNQKDAVNFITNLNTSFTPALDSRAAYTFDNGNNKAYSFHTNVWFPLSTKLKILGNYNYRNTNNTITNNKANSNDISLGLSYQLLNNITFNGTTGLTSAKAETADYTQLLTDLSFHIKPLKLQTLDIGYKREIQSFNADLLDREIVQNNFYGNYNLSTNFNLGWFTQYMFTSQNDGNKRNLLFTSLYYNLLAKPSLKVGLNYQYITFADQVPTIYFSPESFQAGEVFLNLIKDENTTKPNEWFYELTAATGVQYIEDGERQSTYRIQAKLGYKFSERSMLNVFGTRSNIASATAAGFTFTEIGLRFNWRLFDGPLFRD; encoded by the coding sequence ATGAAGACTTTAAAAACACTACTTATTCCATTCTTTTTATTACTCGTTTTAGTGAGTAATGCTCAAGAAATGCAAGAAGGTTTTACGTATTTAGAAACTGGACAATATGCACAGGCAGAAACCTTTTTCAATACCATATTAAAAGACTATCCAGAAAATAAAACAGCTCGTTTATGTTATGGACGAGCAGTTGGGTTAAATGGAGATGCCCAAAAAGCAAATACCATTTTCACTAATCTGTTAGAGGATTACCCCAACGATTTTGAGGTTAAATTAAATTATGGGGAATCTTTATTATGGAGTCATAAATTTTCCGAAGCAAAAACCTATTACAATAGTTTAGTAACCGAATCTCCAGAAAGTTTTCCTGCACTTTTAGGTTACGCCAACACTCTTTCTAATTTAAAGGAATATGATAAGGCTTTGATTTATGTCAATAACGCTTTAGTGGTTTCTCCAGAAAATCCTAACGCAATGGTCTCAAAAAAATACATCTATTTAGGATATGCATATCAAAACCAACAAGCCCAAAATTATGGTGAAGCAGAAACGCTACTCACTAAAAACCTAGAACTGTTTGGTGAAGACAAAGAAACCTTAATGAATCTTGCCAATCTATATTTGATTACCAATGAACTTGATTATGCAAATGCTGTTTATAGCAGAATCGCTAAAAACCCATCCAATACATTAGAAGCACTAAACGGTTTGGCTTTAGTTTCCCATTTAAAGGGAAAAGAGAAAAAAGCACTAGAATTAAGTACGAAAGCGTTTACGGGAATAACTTCAAATACTTCGGAAATCGTCTCACAACAAACCACAGAGCGTTACACACAAGCGTTGATCTGGAATAAGAAATATAAACAAGCAGAACGTGTTATCGACACATTAATATTTGAGCAACCCAACGAAAATTGGGTATTGGCATTGCGAGCAACCTTAAACGTCTATAAAAGTAATTTTAAAAAGAGCTTAAAAGATTACAATAGAATCTTGGCAAATGACAGTACGTCGTTTGATGGTAACTTAGGAAAAGCTAATGCACTAAAAGCATTAGGCTACTATGACGAGGCGTATGCTTCCGCAGAAAACACCTTAAGCTTCTATGATAATCAAAAAGATGCGGTGAATTTTATAACTAATCTAAATACCAGTTTCACACCTGCTTTAGACTCCAGAGCAGCCTATACTTTTGATAATGGTAACAATAAAGCCTATTCATTTCATACCAATGTATGGTTTCCGTTGTCTACAAAACTTAAAATTTTAGGAAACTACAACTATAGAAACACCAACAACACGATTACCAATAATAAAGCCAACTCCAACGATATCTCTTTAGGTTTATCCTACCAGTTATTAAACAATATTACCTTTAATGGGACAACAGGCTTAACCTCTGCAAAGGCAGAAACAGCAGACTATACACAACTCTTAACAGATCTTTCGTTTCATATCAAACCGCTTAAATTACAAACGTTGGATATTGGTTACAAAAGGGAAATACAAAGTTTTAATGCCGATTTATTAGATCGTGAGATTGTGCAAAATAATTTCTACGGAAACTACAACCTCAGCACCAATTTTAACTTGGGTTGGTTTACACAATACATGTTCACCTCTCAAAATGATGGAAACAAAAGAAATTTACTCTTTACCTCATTATACTACAACCTATTGGCAAAGCCATCTCTAAAAGTAGGTTTGAACTATCAATACATCACGTTTGCAGATCAAGTGCCAACCATTTATTTTAGTCCGGAGTCGTTTCAAGCAGGAGAGGTGTTTTTAAATTTGATTAAAGATGAAAATACGACCAAGCCAAACGAGTGGTTTTATGAACTAACCGCAGCAACAGGCGTACAATATATTGAGGATGGTGAACGTCAAAGCACCTATCGTATTCAAGCTAAGCTGGGTTATAAATTTTCTGAGCGCAGTATGTTAAACGTGTTTGGGACACGAAGTAATATTGCCTCTGCTACTGCTGCTGGTTTTACCTTTACGGAAATTGGCCTGAGATTTAACTGGAGGCTGTTTGATGGTCCTTTGTTTAGGGATTAG